In the Acanthochromis polyacanthus isolate Apoly-LR-REF ecotype Palm Island chromosome 20, KAUST_Apoly_ChrSc, whole genome shotgun sequence genome, GATAATCTGGAGCAATTTACCTGTTATCTGTGTTACAACGAACGCTTCATTTAGCCACTTAAAGGCATGAAGGAgcctattttcacattttctctctAGATAATTCAGCTTCTTTTTGGCATATTGCAGAGCttgttaaacatgtttaatatttctgtgtttgtgtgactgtctgGTGTTGATTCTTGCTCAGGTGTGGCCAGCGAGAAGCAGAGGCGTCTGCTGTACAATGTGGAGATGGAGCAGATGGCCAAGACAGCCAAAGCTCTGATGGAGGCTGTCAGCCATGTCCAGGCTCCCTTCACCAGCGCCACACATCTGGAGCACGTCAGGCCCATGTTCAAGGTAACACGAGTAGCATACTGCACGCACATTGATTGCAAACACAAACTGGAATCCTCatgcttgttgttgttgttcctcaGCTGGCGTGGACGCCCTTCCTGGCTGCTTTCAGCGTGGGCCTTCAGGACTGCGATGACACCGAAGTGGCCTCGCTGTGTCTCGAAGGAATCCGTTGTGCCATCAGGATAGCCTGCATCTTCTCCATACAGGTGCCCCAGTCTGAACCAGAGGATTGGTGTCCGGCTGTGAGTCGTGCCTGGCATCATTGTGatccttgttgttttgtgtctgtaacAGTTGGAGAGGGATGCATATGTGCAGGCCCTGGCAAGGTTCACCCTGCTGACAGCCAGCTCTGGCATCGCTGAAATGAAGCAGAAGAACATTGACACCATCAAGACCCTCATCACTGTGGCCCACACTGATGGCAACTACCTGGGCAACTCCTGGCACGAGGTTTGCTCCTCTTATCGCATTTTCAGACTGACTTTCACTCTGTTTCTTAGCAGTATTTTCAAAACAGATTtgacaaagtgctttacagacagtgcaaaaaagaaaaggataCTAAGGAAGAGCACTGAATTACAGAATACTTGTCAGTCCAAACTTGTTAAAAGATTTTCAGAATAAAGTTgtgcaacaacacaaaataaaataataaaatgccaCAGGTAGGGAAAGaaaatagagggaaaaaaacataaacacaaggcaaaaaatgataataataatagtaacagtaaatatgtaaaataaatgcatgaataagtaaataaatagagggaaaaagagaatagaattaacaaataaatacagattaAAAACTATTAGATgataaaaatagacaataaaaatagaaatagttttattttcttttacctttgattttttttatgttattgtgTTACCTCATTGCATGTCTCTTATTTGTCATTTCACTAATTCTCCTTTTTCAAGCAATGAGTCACAACAGTCCTTAAATTCCAGTGGGATATAAACATATTTAGAGCTACTAGTCAGACTGGTGTAGCATTGCTGTCACTAAAACTTTGACTTGTGCTAGTGCCACATTATTCCTGAAATGACAGTCTCCACATCTCCTCTGCACttccttttttccctctttctgcTTCTGTGTTATTTTCCTAAATATCTCATTGTTCTGCCTCTTCTCAGATCATGAAGTGCATCAGTCAGTTGGAGCTGGCTCAGCTGATCGGCACAGGGGTGAAGGCACGCTACATCTCAGGGACGGTGCGGGGCAAAGAGGGCTTTGTTACAAGCACCAAGGAGCAGAGCAACGACGAGTACCTGGGTCTAGGTCGGCACAGGCATTTATATGCAGCATGCACAGAAAGCCCAACGTCACAgccttgttctttttttgtgctttttccccccagttttgctgtgcttttagtAAATCAATCAAACTATATTCTCAGTTGTTGACTGTAAAACGAGCTCAGAAAGAAATTGTGTCTCTAGACGTCTGAATCCTCTGTGCTTTGCTCTGCAGTCGGAGGGACAGTGGACCGTAAGCAAATTGCCAGCATTCAGGAGTCCATCGGGGAGACCAGCTCCCAGAGTGTGGTGGTGGCTGTGGACAGGTATGCAGTGACCTTGAACTTTAACCGCTGCCAGACTCCCTCATTTATTAGTAGAGCTCCCAGTCAGTTGTTCATAACCAGTTATGCAGTAAAAGCATGATTCACTTCATCACATCCAGACATAGTTTCAatccttttttgtcttgcttttaggctaaaaagctgcaaataAAACCTCTCTTAAAATGTATTGTCCTCTTGTTTATCTGCTTCAGGATATTCACAGGTTCTACCAGACTGGATGGGAATGCAATAGGTGAGTCCAACTAATCCAGCTCCATAATGTGCTTTTCTTATTGCTTCAAGGACACTCTACGGTGCATTCAAGCTATTTTTGATTGTCATGAGTCACATCgcctgaccagagcacctttcTTTGCTCATTGTCGATGTCTTCTGTGCGTTCGTCAGTTGATTTTGTGCGCTGGCTGTGTGCCGTGTCCATGGATGAGCTGGCCTCGCCCACACACCCACGCATGTTCAGCCTGCAAAAAATAGTGGAAATCTCCTACTACAACATGGGTCGCATCAGGCTGCAGTGGTCCAGGATCTGGGAGGTTATTGGGGACCACTTTAACAAGGTGGGTGAGGATGGAAATCCCAAAGAAGTAAATCATTAATAAAGATTTAATTCTTTTGCATTAAAAGGAGCTAAAAAAATAGAGGTATGTTTTGTTAAATggtttgttttaattattatctACATGCCCCAAAGGCATGAGAGTAAACTTCTAGCTGGGAAGAAACAAAGAGAGCTGCAAATAATTGTTTTCCTTCTGTTCCACCTTCTGTTTTTAAGTATGATTTCAGTCGCTGATTAACACAAATTGTTGCCAGAAAATCATTCTGGCATTTTGGTGCTTGTGGTTGCAGCTCAAACCAAGATTTTGCTTCTCTCTGAGAAGCtgtgaaaaagaaacaatatCTCCAAGTAGTCATTTATCATCTTGGAAAGTTTTTATTAAATACTTTTACCTGGAGGATGAACTTTCTTTAGTGCATATTTTTCAGTTCCAAGTTGTACCAAAGGAATGGTTTGTTGTTGGAGAGCTGCACTAAGAGAGAGATAAAATCTGAGTTGTaggtgtaataataataataacagtgaaATGTGCTCCATCTTTGTGTAGGTTGGGTGTAACTCCAATGAAGATGTGGCGATTTTTGCAGTGGATTCTCTCAGGCAACTGTCCATGAAATTTTTGGAGAAAGGGGAGCTGGCTAACTTCAGATTCCAGAAGGACTTTCTGAGGCCTTTCGAGCACATCATGAAAAAGAACAGGTAAAGAAACATTTGTCTGCGTGAGTGCTCATGTTGCTACTCCCACATGTTAATCAGCGGTGCCAAGCAGTGCAAGGACAAGATCTGCGTTGTGGTCATGAGTAGTTGCTATTTCTGGGCGGTTTCTCACATAGCTGCAGACAAACACTGAATCAAGTCACACTCCCAGTCCTCCCCTTAACCTCTGTAGCAGCTCTGTGCCCAGCCTgctccttctctcctccctccctgttattctctgtctctctctttctccctatAGCACTGAGTGAGCatattgtttggtttttttttttgctcagagACAGTCAGTAAGCCAACATTTCAGCTGACCCATTTCAGTCTCTTTGCATTACCCTCTCAGTGAATTCATATAAAAGCCTCCTCTGGTTTGAATCTAtcttgaactgaattgaatttaaaCAGCTATCATTTATAAATGAGATGTATTCCTGTACACGTTGCCGTTGTAGATGTCGGCGTGCAGCACGTCAAAAAGGCAAGCTGTTTTACTGCAGCATGCTTTTCATTGATGTGAAATAGGAGTAGCAGTGTAAGGATAAATCCACCCCCAGATTGAACCGGCtgagagcttcagcagaaaggAGATGGCAGGAAGCCATGTAAACCCTGCAGCGCAGTGTGTCCATTAGGCTCACTCATGCTGCCTTCgtctgtgttggtgtgtgtgtaaTGCTAAGTGGAGGCAGAGCTTTTCTCTCATTCATAACTACTGAGCAATTAGGAATGCTCCTCACTATGGTAACAgttgctgtaaaaataaaaacagccatGCCAACACAAGCCGGAGCTGGAATAATCATTCTCTCTGAAAATGTGACTGAGCATGTCATCAAGAGCTTTTAAAGCTAATTGGCATCAATAAAGAGAttaattttcttctctttaattAATGGACATTTATGcctccttctttctttcctccacAGAATTTCTTTCCCTCATCCTTCTGCTGCTTCCACCTTTCCTTGCCCCTACTGTCGACTACACTGCAAAAACCCAAAATTTTACCTAGtccatttgtcttatttttagtcaaaatgtctcatcctacttgatttaagataatttcacttaagtgacatttcagcaaaatggagggacttgttttgaagacaatgcatcttaaatatcttgttaagtcaaacaatcttgaaatctTGTTTTGAGctgtattttataaaaaaacGCGAAATAAGTTTAACTCTCGTGTTGTCCTATGGGTCAAAATTGACACGTTTTATACTTGATTTTTAtgttaatgttcttaaataaaatattagaagttttactgatatatgtgtagtcactttagatatttttaggatttttttgaagatttaactaatttttttgaaaatatttggaagaatgttcttgccaaattttttgggattttttaagATCAAACTTTTAAGAAAAGCTGGtcaggaattattgaaattttcttcctgaaggttttgcaaattttcagaaatttggggatttttttgctgatttttttgtattttttcagacagggaaacaatattttttggtgttcataaatgaagacagcaggagggttaatacatctcaaattaggaggttacatgaaagcaaaaatctagtTTTGAGTGAAAACTACTAttttttagcatatctggcttattttaaggcACCTaaacttgacaatcctggtGAAATATagtgtaaaataaattttcCTGGCTAATTTTAAGGTCTCAATACTCTAACTATCATTTCTGATTTTAAGAAATCCTATCaatcatttttcacttgttctattggcagatttttttcacttatttcaaggtaaaagttccctgaaataattttttttcttgttttgagaggagcattttatCCAGTGTGCTCTTCCTGAACTGTTTTCCTCCTTGTTTCCAATTTATTATTCTCATCTTACTCTGTGCCTCCTCTTCAGGTCTCCCACCATCAGAGACATGGTGGTGCGCTGTATAGCCCAGATGGTTAACTCCCAGGCAGCGAACATCCGCTCAGGATGGAAGAATATCTTCTCTGTTTTCCACCTGGCCGCCTCTGACCAGGACGAGAGCATCGTAGAACTGGCCTTCCAGACCACCGGCCACATCGTCAGTAAGTCCAACACGCACAACCCTCctaatttattttcttaactTGTTACATTGATCCTGTGGTTAGCAGATGTTGGATTGGATGTCACATTCTTACGTTTTCTAATCTgttctcttcatcctcctccacccACCCCTCTGTTATTCTGCCTTAACCTCCCTCCGCCCGCCTCCCAGCGAATGTATTTGAAAAGCACTTTGCGGCTACAATCGACTCCTTCCAGGACGCCGTCAAGTGTCTGTCAGAGTTTGCCTGCAATGCCTCTTTCCCAGACACCAGCATGGAAGCCATCCGCCTCATCCGACACTGCGCCAAATACGTCTCAGAGAGGCCACAGGTCAATATCAGGCGTCATCTTTCACTGAAcacttagttttgtttttgtaagctTTGTCCTGATTGATTATGATGTGAAATAAATTGAACAAATCAGGCTTCAGAACAAAGAGTCAGTGAATGTTATTGGTTGGTTGAAGCAGCAGTATAGGAGATAAAACTGTAGCTGTGGCAGAATCACGATTAATTTTATTATACATAATGCATCTGAATAACACATTCTAaatgctatatatatatatatatataaatgtgctTCTTGCTATTATCTTACGATTGCAGGTTGTGCATCAATAAGTTTCAGTATTATTCATCCTATTTCAGTAACTGCTATGTATCTAAATGTATCCTCTGAAAAGGTGCTGCAGTCATAGTTTCATCCTCGACGCCATAATGAGGAAATGTGCATAGTGCGTGTCAGGGGCACGTACAATATGTATGGAAATGTGTGTTCGTGTAGGAGGGTTAATTCTCTCCCGAGGCAGCAGAAATTATACAGTGTTTAACGGAGCTCCTGTTTCTCTGGCAGGCCTTCAAAGACTACACCAGTGATGACATGAATGTAGCGCCGGAGGACCGTGTGTGGGTGCGGGGGTGGTTCCCCATCCTCTTCGAGCTCTCCTGCATCATCAACAGATGTAAACTGGACGTCAGGACCAGGTAGGCGGGGGGGCTCACCTTTAGCCTGCTGTTTTAGGACTTAGAGGGGGGGCATCGTGAAGCATTCACATTCCAGCTGATTGAAAAGGCAGAAGTACAGATTAgtacattggaaaaaaatgcccttctcaaaacaagaaaaaaaattgtttcatagaagttttaccttgaaataaatgaaaaaaatctgccagtagaacaagcgaaaaatggcttggtaagatttcttgaaataagatatggcagtatggctcagtgggtagagtggccgtcttgtaactggaaggttgccggttcgatcctcggcccttgtccctgagcaagacaccgaacccctaattgctccttgtgggttgtggttagcgccttgcatggcagcttccaccatcagtgtgtgaatgtgtaaatgtgacgtatcatgtaaagcgctttggataaaagcgctatataaatacaaccatttaccatatgatatttagaatattgaggtcttaaaattagctgggaaaatttattttaagctatattttaccaggaatGTCTCGCAGGATTGTCTTAACCTCCTGTcgtcttcatttacggcaccaaaaaatattgttgccttgtttgaaaaaaatccaaaaattcagcaaaaaaattccccaaatcttTTAGAAGAAAGTTCCGTAAAAGTTTTCctaaaaaatttcattttaaaaaaatgaacaaatttggcaagaaataaaagtaatttttatttaaaaaatctgaaaatgttaaatattttcaaaaatgatcaaaaatcttcccaaaaaaatctgaaaaatatctgaagttattacatatatatcagtaaaaattttagatttttttaacatttcttttttccaccaaaaaatgtttaaaagtttcccaacaaatctgaaaaatgtggaagttttcactgtgaaaatacatttttttttccacatttttaaactttaaaaccggtcaatttgacccacaggacaacaccgggattaaaacaagataatttcaagattgtttgacttaacaaagTATtcaagatgcattgtcttaaaacaagtccctccatcttgctgaaatgtcacttgttataTGAATTTATCTtcaatcaagtgggatgagacgtTTTGACTAGAAATAAGACAAAtcgacttggtaagattttgagtttttgcagtgtgcagGTTAGCTGCACATCCAGAATAACAAGTTTCTGTGCATTTCCCAGGGGCCTGACAGTGATGTTTGAGGTGATGAAGACTTATGGGCACACCTTCGAGAAACACTGGTGGCAAGACCTGTTCAGAATCGTCTTCAGGATCTTTGACAACATGAAGCTACCGGAGCAACAGACTGAGGTAACGCTGTTTGACATCCTACAATATCGGAACACAATCTCAGGGTGAATGCTTCTTTTTGCTTCTCGTGTTCATGGACTTGTCCTCACTGGCGTTGTGTTGCGCTCTCAGAAAGCAGAATGGATGACCACCACCTGCAACCATGCACTTTATGCCATCTGTGATGTCTTCACCCAATACTTTGAGTCACTCAACAGCGTCCTGTTGGATGACATCCTGGCCCAGCTCTACTGGTGTGTGCAGCAAGGTGAGTACCGACCCCTTTTCTTCCTCCTGTCAGGTTTTAGTGTTAATGTTAGGGTCTAGAATTGTCCAGGTAGtggcaaaaaaacagaaaagaaaaaggaagagatGGTGTTAATTATGCAAGCTTAGGATTTTATATGTTGCATCAATAGTGGTTCATTATTTTCTATCTTTAGTGATTGCAGGCTGTTTATATGACAGTAGATAAGCAGACTTTACATGTTGATGCGTCTCCCCTTATACTGTCACTCCCCTCCTTTTTAATTAATCCTTCCCCCCTCTTCTTCGTCTCTGTGTCTGTAGATAATGAGCAGCTTGCCCGTTCAGGCACCAACTGTCTAGAGAATGTGGTCATCTTGAATGGAGAGAAGTTCTCCCCGGAGACCTGGGACAAGACGTGCAACTGCATGCTGGACATCTTCAAGACCACAATCCCACACGCgtaagctgctgctctgaatgcAAAACTGCCTCCTCTACAAAGTCAGAACCCAACCACGTTTTTACATGTAGATACcacaaaactgtttttttttttttttacaatcagtTTGCAGTGAATCTCAGTGGTAATTAGAAAATGAGAACATACACAGACTTTAACTAAATGAAAACCTTGTTTAAATTGTCTCAGTTGTCCACCTCAGCTAATTTTCCTGCACTGAAGTCGGAAACCATTTGCTATTCTGTTTTAGAATGAATGTGCTTTATTGAATGAATATTTCTCCTGTCTCTAAGGCTGTTGACATGGAGACCAGCAGGGGCAGACGGAGAACACTTGACAACACAGAGCCTGTCTGACAAACAGCTGGTGCGCGAATAcattaattttctattttccaTTTCCATCAAGCAGCCACAACActgaaaccactgacaggtgaagtgaacaacACTGATTATCCACTACAATAGCACCTGTCAAGGGAgtggatatattaggcagcaagtgaacagtcagttcttaAAGCTGACAAGCTGGAAACAGGAAATATTAGCGAGTGTAAGAATGTGAGTGACATTGACGAAAGCTAAATTGTGATAACTAGACGATTGTTTGGGTGTTTCAAGTAGACAGAAGTTAGTACCGACGAGCACTGATCCAAGGAAGCTCAGCTGGTGAAGCAGTACGTACCATCTAGCTAAACTTTGCTGCAGAGCACATACACCCCTttggtattccctgatggcaggAGTATGTTCCCTGCCACACTGCAAAAGTCATTCAGGAATAactggaggaagctggagagtTCAAGGTGCTGACTTGGCCTCCGCATTGTCCAGATCTCAGTCCAACTGAGCGTCTGTGGCATGTGCTGGAAAACCAAATCCAAATGTACAGAATCTTCTGCTAACATCTTCATACCACAGACACTTTCAGAGGTCTTGTGGAGTTAATACCTACTAAGACCTGCACTAAAtttggcaggtggttttaatgttgtggctgatagCAGTGATGAAAATTTGGGTACTTGCAAGTGATTCGATTCATTTAATTGTCATATGTGTTGAGTTTCATTTACATATGTTTTGCTTTGACACAAAACATTAATTTCCCTCCTTTAAGGTTTAATTTCTTCTAACTACTTGATGCACTTGTGCAGCGTTTGTATGTCTTTAATAATGTGCAGCTTTTGTGCAGCAGTAACTCTCCCCGCTGTGCTCTCAGGACTCAATTTCCCAGAAGTCCGTGGATATTCAGTCTCGCTCTGATGACCAGCACTCCATCAGCAGCGCTGACAGGGTAGCCATGGAGAACCGTCGACAGAGTCAGTACAGCGCAGCCTCAGGCATGTGTGAGGACGGCTCCAGGAGCAGGACCCCAACGAGTAAGTCCGTCATTTCACTCAAAGACGGACTGCCTGTGTTTacgtctgtctgtgttttctgacaGCGGTTTACTTGTGTGTTCCACAGAGGTCCAGGAGCAGCGTTTGTTCTCAGCTTTGCTGATCAAGTGTGTCGTGCAGCTGGAGCTGATCCAGACCATCGACAACATCGTGTTTTTTCCTGCCACCAGTAAGAAGGAAGACGCTGAGAACTTTGCTGCTGCTCAGGTACAAACAGCCTCGCTTCAGGGATAATCCTGATTATTAATTGTCAGTTCCGGTTAGAAgcattaatgttttgtttttgtgctgaaaGTTTTAAGTCAATAgtaatctgtctttttttttttgtttgaagcgGGATGCTGTGTGTGCAGCAGATGTCCCAGTAGAGACCCAGGACCAGGGCATGTATCGCTACCTGACCTCTGAGCAGCTTTTCAAACTGCTAGACTGCCTGCTGGAGTCACACCGCTTTGCCAAGGCTTTCAACTCCAACAACGAACAAAGGACCTTACTGTGGAAAGCAGGTAGGAGAAGAAACCGCAGTCTGCATCTTTGCTGCTTTGCTTTTGatcaaaaaaatcacaataccAGGCTGGGTGTGGgggcttttgttttgcttcttggGGCAATTTAGGGATGACGTATCACAACAAGAAATCTGATTCAAATGGCTTTAATTGTAACTTTGTTCAACTTTAAATGTGCATGTTGAAGGTTTCAAAGGAAAGTCGAAGCCCAACCTGTTGAAGCAGGAGACCAGCAGTCTGGCATGTGGGCTGCGCATCCTGTTTCGTATGTACACAGACGAGAGCCGCCAAGACGCCTGGGAGGAAGTCCAGAGACGACTGCTCAAGTAAGGAGCACATACTGTATCACGGATGGACAGCTTTATCACTGCATCTGCTAAGTTCTCCAATGAGTCAGTGGATCTGAGAGTAACACCCACGCACtagacagagcagaggagacTCCCTAAACAGGTTGAACTGCTGGTCTTTGTAATGGCCTCTGTGGCTCTTCTGCTCATTTCCATCCCTTTAATGATGCCGTCTGCATCTTTTGACAATCCCTCATCATTTTTTATGGAGTAAACTACCACTAAACACATGCTTGGTGACAGTTGGAACAATAGACGCATCTGTGCATATGCAGAGCAATTTACTGTGTTTGACAGATCTCATCCACCAACTGGTGCTTTTGCTGCCGAGACTTTAAACACatgatgaatacgtttcagaACTTGTAAATGTAAACCACATCGTTGTGCAGAAACTCACAGCAACAGTAATTTAAGTAGGTGTGTGCATGGGATAGATGAATATGGATGTTTGGGGTCGGATTATGTTCATGCTTTCAAAAGCTCCAgctccccctttttttttttaattttaatttgtcttGAAGAAAATGAgagcatccatccattatccatccactGTTTACTCCTTATTAGGGTCAtgggagggctggagtctgtcccagctgggAAAAAGACggggatgtgaaccagggatcttctagctgtaagaCGAAAGCaaattccactgtgcagcctgaacCTGAGAgcaaatgaatgataataagAACAATGCAGTCCCAGTCAATGAAAATGCTCCAGATCTCTAAGGCTCATTTTTAGTTATTTGCATTGAAACTGCTGCCAGATCAActttaaaatattaatgttgGCCACTATTATCAGTTAACTAAGCCCCTTGGTTACCTGTGGCGAAGGCACAGCTCTGCAGCTGCCTGAAACGGATGCTGTGTGCTGGTGATGGATCTAAAGGAATCAGCACACTGATGCTTCATTTTCCAGTCTGCACTGCTGTCATCACAGCATCTTTATTCAGCACCTCACAAAACAGCCATCACCCCATTTCTCTCCCCGCCTCGCCTTCATATCGATGATGATATCAAGATAAATCACAATCATTGCCCGTCTTCTCCTGCTTGGATTCATTATTAGAAAGAAGATGAgaatggaggaggagggtgtCTTAATTCACAGGGATGCTGCtatgtgtcactttgtgttcctctcctctttctcaAAATCGCCTCATCCTGTCATCCAGAAGCAGCACAGGCACACATTTAGTCCTAAATTACACACGTCCGTGTTCGCCAGAGGCCAGGCAGCATGCGTGCACGTTTGATTAGTGCAAACAGATCAGAACAGCTTTGGAAGGCGATTAGGTCACAGAAGCTGAAGTGCAATGGAGCTGCGAGTGTGAACAGAGGCGGGCGAACGGCTCACAGATGGAGCTGATGTCAGAGAGGAAGGTCGGAGGTTGTGTCCGTTTTCCTCGAGCCCAAGCTGTGAAGAAAAGCGCCTCTAATTGTTTTCATAATAGCCTCAGTGCGTCGCTTTAATTAGCACTTACTGAGCAAAAACAatcttcatcatcctcatccCTGCCATTTTTCATGTGTCAACTGAGGCAGAGAAGCAGATGCTGTCCCGCCATAACACGGCGATAAGGGGccgtttgttttccttttctttagtgaatgcttttacagtttccatGCCTGCTGTGTTTAATGCTCTCCCAATGCTGCATTGTACATTTGTGCTTGTGTTTTGGTGCAGTGTGTGCAGTGAGGCTGTAGCGTACTTCTTGGCTCTGACCTCAGAAAGCCACAGAGAGGCCTGGaccaacctgctgctgctcttcctcaccAAGGTGCTAAAGATCAGCGATGAAAGGGTAAGAAGCCGAAACACGCGCTGATGTGTCCACTGACCGCTGTGGTGTGCACAGCCTTCAGTGAGTTCAGTATATTCTTAGTATAACAGGCAAAAATAGAAGGTCAAATAGAAGGCATCCATTTTCTTTAAGTTGTCGCCTTGTAGGAATGCACAATAGTGGATTTTTGGTGTCTGATATTCATTTTGACTGATTGCTGatatatgcacatatttttcCCCCTAATTGCAGAGAAAAACTACTTTAACATGTAAAACCTGCTGTATTTAATATTGTGCAACTTTTCCAAACAAAACTGTAACCTTTTGGCCTGACGGGAATTATCTGCCTGTCTGTTTATTTTGGACTGAtgctgatatttatttttcagtttctatTGACTGATAATGCAGATATTGGGCACACTGATTTACATGTGTATACTCTGATTATAGTGGAGGTGTCATGCTGCAGTCGCCAGTGTAGGACGGTTTCGATTAAGATACCACCTTCAATAGTTAGATTCATCTTCTGactgagatttttaaaaataatatactgcaaaaaatagtGCAGTTCAACCCTTGTCCACAGTGTTAGGTATCATGTTTTCACCTTCATCTAAAAGAATTGTCACTAGCAGTCAGCTAGCATCATGGCTCATCAACAGGAGCCATGTGACACCAAAGTTTGGTGATTATGATGACTTCCAGAAATCAaatccattttttaattttcagaaaCGACATATTTTGGCCATAGTTGTGATGAATTTGCTCATTACACACATAAACATGTGAGTACAGGCTGTATGCTCATACATGGAGATTACTTTGACTGGTGTACTCTGCCACTAGCCTATATTAAGTTAGTATAAAATAATATTACAGTTGTTAGGCTGAAGGGTGTGTGCAGCTGTATGTAACATTTGTATGCTTCAGACACCTCCAGGGATGGTGAAGAGGCCTGAAAGGTTTGGGAGCTGCTGAGCTAACCTATAAATAAGACTTTTGTACCTTTGTTCTGCGTACCACAAAGACATGTATGTCTCTGTCTCACTCCgtctctttctttccttttctctcatcccacctccaccttcagTTCAAGGCTCATGCGTCCAGATACTACCCCCTCCTGTGTGAGATCATGCAGTTCGACCTGATCCCTGAGCTCCGGGCCGTTCTAAGGAAGTTCTACCTGCGCATCGGCCTCGTGTTTCACATCGCACAGCTGCCTGAGCCTGAACCGGACCCTCGGCAGGCGCACGTCGAGCCAGAGACGGACACGGAGGTCGGGGAGGAGGCCGGGGAGGAGGCCCAGTGATGCTGCGCCGCCTGCAGCCTG is a window encoding:
- the arfgef1 gene encoding brefeldin A-inhibited guanine nucleotide-exchange protein 1 isoform X1, with the translated sequence MFEGKKTKNMFLTRALEKILADKEVKKAHHSQLRKACEVALEEIKEESEKLSPPSGDGKSGSSTLPPIKSKTNFIEADKYFLPFELACQSKCPRIVITSLDCLQKLIAYGHLTGSAPDSTAPGKKLIDRIIETICACFQGPQTDEGVQLQIIKALLTAVTSQHIEIHEGTVLQAVRTCYNIYLASKNLINQTTAKATLTQMLNVIFARMENQALTNHKISWSQASRKRDRQLQEAKQLERERHRQHSPVTQHTEPDSPQTHIHPPAKGLTQEANGPVTPSTPSINIPSTPSTPSTPAPESSSRSVSGEPEEQREPEEQGEQGPVYENPDPENGSEFCVAENEQTEADQATAAAQNAAAQQHAQAGEEEDEETPNYEEKAQEIVQSILQEVVNTVAGGHCLDPANLCSDTKESGGEGEPAESEPTEAVTEGTQSSLEDEGTIGSDSEHVHANGIPGTPISASFTPSLPDDRLSVSSNDTQESGAAPGQPPGAKFSHILQKDAFLVFRSLCKLSMKPLSDGPPDPKSHELRSKVLSLQLLLSILQNAGPIFKTNEMFINAIKQYLCVALSKNGVSSVPEVFELSLSIFLTLLSHFKTHLKMQIEVFFKEIFLYILETSTSSYDHKWMVIQTLTRICADAQSVVDIYVNYDCDLNAANIFERLVNDLSKIAQGRGGHELGTTPLQELTLRKKGLECLVSILKCMVEWSKDQYVNPNSQTSLGQEKPSEQESTETKAPETINRYGSINSLDSTASSGIGSYSTQMSGTDNPEQFEVLKQQKEIIEQGIDLFNKKPKRGIQYLQEQGMLGTTPEDLAQFLHQEERLDSTQVGEFLGDNDRFNKEVMYAYVDQMDFQGKDFVSALRMFLEGFRLPGEAQKIDRLMEKFAARYLECNQGQTLFASADTAYVLAYSIIMLTTDLHSPQVKNKMTKEQYIKMNRGINDSKDLPEEYLSAIYDEIAGKKIAMKETKELTMKSNKQSVASEKQRRLLYNVEMEQMAKTAKALMEAVSHVQAPFTSATHLEHVRPMFKLAWTPFLAAFSVGLQDCDDTEVASLCLEGIRCAIRIACIFSIQLERDAYVQALARFTLLTASSGIAEMKQKNIDTIKTLITVAHTDGNYLGNSWHEIMKCISQLELAQLIGTGVKARYISGTVRGKEGFVTSTKEQSNDEYLGLVGGTVDRKQIASIQESIGETSSQSVVVAVDRIFTGSTRLDGNAIVDFVRWLCAVSMDELASPTHPRMFSLQKIVEISYYNMGRIRLQWSRIWEVIGDHFNKVGCNSNEDVAIFAVDSLRQLSMKFLEKGELANFRFQKDFLRPFEHIMKKNRSPTIRDMVVRCIAQMVNSQAANIRSGWKNIFSVFHLAASDQDESIVELAFQTTGHIVTNVFEKHFAATIDSFQDAVKCLSEFACNASFPDTSMEAIRLIRHCAKYVSERPQAFKDYTSDDMNVAPEDRVWVRGWFPILFELSCIINRCKLDVRTRGLTVMFEVMKTYGHTFEKHWWQDLFRIVFRIFDNMKLPEQQTEKAEWMTTTCNHALYAICDVFTQYFESLNSVLLDDILAQLYWCVQQDNEQLARSGTNCLENVVILNGEKFSPETWDKTCNCMLDIFKTTIPHALLTWRPAGADGEHLTTQSLSDKQLDSISQKSVDIQSRSDDQHSISSADRVAMENRRQSQYSAASGMCEDGSRSRTPTKVQEQRLFSALLIKCVVQLELIQTIDNIVFFPATSKKEDAENFAAAQRDAVCAADVPVETQDQGMYRYLTSEQLFKLLDCLLESHRFAKAFNSNNEQRTLLWKAGFKGKSKPNLLKQETSSLACGLRILFRMYTDESRQDAWEEVQRRLLNVCSEAVAYFLALTSESHREAWTNLLLLFLTKVLKISDERFKAHASRYYPLLCEIMQFDLIPELRAVLRKFYLRIGLVFHIAQLPEPEPDPRQAHVEPETDTEVGEEAGEEAQ